From the Haliaeetus albicilla chromosome 6, bHalAlb1.1, whole genome shotgun sequence genome, the window CTGATCCTGAGCTTTGTGCCATCTCCTGTCACCACCTTCCCGTCTGGAAGTGTAAcctcacagaaataaataccGTGGTCACTGGTTGTCACATTGAGGATCACCAGGGAGGCATCCCCCTGGGACAAGTCTCCACTCATGAAAACCCTGGAGTTATTTGGCAAGATGGTCACATTGTTTTCTAGCAGGTCCATCTGTCCCTTTTCATCTTCTTTGTACCACTTCACCATTAGGTCAGTCAGGAAGGGACGTTGTGGGCTGTGAAAGCGACAATTTAAGACCACAGTTTCACCCTCTTTGGCTTTTTCCTTGGCTGGTGTTTGAGTCACCAAAAGGTGCCATGGCTCAGGTGTTGTCAACAATGAGGGCCGTGCTGTTACGTGAGTTACAGCTGCATTCTCCTTGCTTGCACTTCCATCACTAACACCAACATCTGTaccaggaaagagaaagaagagtagGGTTGAGAGTGGTAGGATGATAAACCTTCCAGCTGCTCCTGACTCTAACCACCACAAAGAATGGCTCCTGGAATTAGAACTTGAGGGTAGTCACTATTAAGACgatagggatttttttcccgGTTCCTGCTTAGACTACATTCATGTGTACAAACAGGTCTTTTCCTGATCCTCAGTTCCTTTCTACTCCCATACTAGAGGAAGATTGATGCCATTGTCCAATGGCTTTGGGTGAAGTTTAAAGACCATTCAGCCACATTTCCACCTGGAACACTAACCTCTTTCTTCCCGCCCCAAAAAATCTTGGAGCCTGATGTTCCTGCCTCTACTGCTTTtgagacaaagcaaaaaaatgcacGTACACTTACACACAGGCAGCTCTGTTCTGACAAGTACAGTGAACACGCGTACATCCTAATGCAACTGCCTGCATCCCAAAACATAATGTGAGCTTCTTAGAAGTTCTGGCACGCATTTCTAGTTTCAGGATAGGAAATCTTGAAATTATGGGATGAATCTCCATTGCAAGAGACTGAACCCCCAGCAGATCCTATCAGCGACCTGGGGGGCAGCACCTTGGCATTCTGCAGGTGTTCATACTGAGGGTGAGATCTATTCTCTGTGAAGGGACCCCATTGTCCTGCTACCTTTTGTTA encodes:
- the LOC138685722 gene encoding hyaluronan and proteoglycan link protein 1-like isoform X2, whose amino-acid sequence is MIQHIGKLCRSAASSFLLFLLVDVGVSDGSASKENAAVTHVTARPSLLTTPEPWHLLVTQTPAKEKAKEGETVVLNCRFHSPQRPFLTDLMVKWYKEDEKGQMDLLENNVTILPNNSRVFMSGDLSQGDASLVILNVTTSDHGIYFCEVTLPDGKVVTGDGTKLRIRRALGLFGIEESIGTIIGVVAAGIGGVVVLIIVLTPQLRRCVLCMRQGSRQG
- the LOC138685722 gene encoding hyaluronan and proteoglycan link protein 1-like isoform X1 is translated as MIQHIGKLCRSAASSFLLFLLVDVGVSDGSASKENAAVTHVTARPSLLTTPEPWHLLVTQTPAKEKAKEGETVVLNCRFHSPQRPFLTDLMVKWYKEDEKGQMDLLENNVTILPNNSRVFMSGDLSQGDASLVILNVTTSDHGIYFCEVTLPDGKVVTGDGTKLRIRRALGLFGIEESIGTIIGVVAAGIGGVVVLIIVLTPQLRRCVLCMRQGSRQV
- the LOC138685722 gene encoding uncharacterized protein isoform X3, which translates into the protein MIQHIGKLCRSAASSFLLFLLVDVGVSDGSASKENAAVTHVTARPSLLTTPEPWHLLVTQTPAKEKAKEGETVVLNCRFHSPQRPFLTDLMVKWYKEDEKGQMDLLENNVTILPNNSRVFMSGDLSQGDASLVILNVTTSDHGLFGIEESIGTIIGVVAAGIGGVVVLIIVLTPQLRRCVLCMRQGSRQV